CTTACGTGGTGACGGATGCCAAAGGACTCTCTCTTTCAGAGGAGTCGCTTGCCCAGGAGATCCAGGCCCACGGCGCCGCGGCGATTCCCCATCTGCTGCCGCTGCTCAACAGCGACTCGGAGCCCCTGCGCGACTTCGCGGGCTACGTCTTCCGGGACCTCGACGGCCTCACCGAGGAGCACCTCGACCCGCTCATCCAAGCCCGAAGGAAGGGGGATGAATGGATTGCTCCCGCGATCGCCCGTGTTGGAACGCCGCGCGCCATCGCCTTCCTGGTCGAGGACTTGTTGGAGACGCCGCTCCGGAACACGCAGGTGATCGACGCGCTGGTCCTGGCCCATGGCAAAGCCGCCGTGCACCTCGCCGAGACGTTCCGCCGGCCCCAGCCCCTCGCCGCGCGGTTCGCGGATGCCACGTGTCAGGTGTTCGAGGGGATGGGTCCGCACGCGCAACCCGCGGTCCGCGTGTTGACCTCCGTGGCGACCGGCCACGACGCACCTCCCGAGAACCGGGCCCGGGCAATTGAGCTGCTCGGGTGCATTGGCGACGCCGCGACCCCGGCCGTTCCCACGCTCATGACGCTGCGGGAGCATGAGGCCCTGCGCGGCTCCGTGGACACCACGCTCGTCCGGTTGCACGCGCCCGCCGAGGTCCACCTCCTCATCGCGAAGCTGCGCACGAAGCCCACGGCGCGAATCCTGAAGGACCTCTCACGCCATTTCGACAAGGGACGGGCCGCCGGCGACGCGGTGACGGAGGTGCTCGCCCACGAGGACCCCATCCTCCGTTTCGAGGCGGCGCAGACGCTCGGCGCGCTCCAGCACCGGAAGGCGACAGCCCCGCTCGTGGCCCTGCTGGAGAGTCCCCTGGACTGGCGGGTCAGCCTGGCCGCCGCGGAGACGCTCGGAAGACTCCATGCGGCGGAGGCGCTCGAGCCCCTGCGCGAGATTGCCGCCACGCATTGGGCGCCCCCGGTGCGAGCCAGCGCCTCCAAGGCGGCCACGGCCATTGCACGCAAGGACATCAAGCCCTTCGTGGGACAGCATCGGCTCGAGTATTACTGGCTCCCCGCCATGCAATCCCGGTCGCGTGAGCCGCTCGCACCGGAGCTCGTTCCCTGCCCCGAGGCGCTCATGGCCCATGCCCGCCCGCCAGAGGCCCGCGACGCCGCGGCCGACACCTCCCGGTTGAAGCCTCGTGTGGCGAACCCCAGTTGCCGCGTGCCGGTCGCGAACGGTTACTTGCAGGCCAACGACCGCGCGGAGTGGGGCGGCGAGCTGGTCCATGTCCAGGAAGCCTCGCCGCCGCGAACGTTGATTCCCCACAACACCGTCGGCGTCCACATGCTCGGGCAGTACCCCATCGCCGTGACGAGGCATGGCACGACCTTCGAGAGCGCCGGGATGCTCTACCGACTCACGCCCCGTGGCGACGCCTTCGTCGCGGAGCCCTGGCAAGCCCTCCCGGGCGCGCCGCTGCGGTCCGGGATGCTGCCGGATGGACGGCTCTTCGTGGCGTGTCGCGACGGCGACGTCGTCATCGCCCCCTCGGGCAGCATCCAGCTCGCGACGCCCCAGAACATCCAGTCTCCGCCCAGCGGGGGGACGACCGAGGAGCCGTGAAGGTGGCCCCCGGGCCGTGAGGGGCGACTCGCCGTCCTGGATGGGAGGCAGGGCCCACGCTGGCACCAGCGCACGGTCCGCCGCCTGGCCGCGCGACCTTCCGCCCGGTACTACCTTTCAGGCATGTCCTTGCGGCAGTTGCTGCTCGGCAGGCCCATTCCGAACGAGCAGGCGGAAGAGGAAAAGCTGGGTCCGGCGACTGGCATCCCCGTGCTCGGGCTCGATGCGCTGGCCTCCGCCGCGTACGGGCCCGAGGCCGCGCTCACGGTCCTGATGGTCCTGGGCAGCGCGGGGCCGCGGTACATCGGGTTCATCACTGGCGTCATCGTGGCGCTGCTGCTCGTGGTTCAGTTCTCCTACCGGCAGACGCTCGCCGCCTATCCCGACGGGGGCGGTTCGTTCTCCGTGGCGCGGGCGAACCTGGGGTTGAGACCCGCGCTGCTGGCGGCCGCCTCGCTGGCCCTGGACTACGTGCTCAACGTCGCGGTGGCGATCTCCGCCGGCGTGGGGGCGCTCGTCTCGGCGGTCCCCAGCCTCTTTCCCCATACCCTGTCGCTGTGCCTGGCCTTGCTGGGCCTGCTCACCGTGGTGAACCTGCGCGGCATTCGCACGGCGGGCGCGGCCTTCCTCCCCCCCACCTACCTCTTCGTCGGCTGCCTGGGCATCACCGTGCTCATTGGCGCCTGGAAGGTGCTGTCCTCGGGAGGCCATCCCCTCCCCGTCGCGCCGCCGCCCCTGCTCCCCGCGAGCACCGCGACAGCGAGCGCCTGGCTGCTCTTGCGCGCCTTCGCCAGTGGCTGCACCGCCATGACGGGCATCGAGGCCGTCAGCAACGGCGTCCCCCTCTTCCACGAGCCCCGGGTCCGCAAGGCCCAGCGGACCCTGATGGGCATCGTGGGGCTGCTCGTCCTGTTGCTCAGCGGCATGGCGTGGATGTGCCATGCGTATGGGATTGGCGCGACGACGCCGGGCCAGCCCGGGTACCAGAGCGTGCTGTCGCAGGTGGTCGCGGCGGTCACCGGGCGCGGCGCTTTCTATTACGTGACGCTGGCGGCGGTCGTGTGCGCCCTGTGCCTGTCCGCCAACACCAGCTTCGCGGACTTCCCTCGCCTGTGCAGGGCGCTGGCGCTCGACAGCAACCTGCCCGCGGCCTTCGCCCACGTGGGCCGGAGGCTCGTCTACTCCACCGGCATCATCACCCTGGCCCTGCTCGCCGCGGTCCTGCTCATCCTCTTCCGAGGCGTGACGGACCACCTCATTCCGTTGTTCGCGGTGGGGGCCTTGTCGGCCTTCACCCTGTCGCAGCTCGGCATGGTGATGCACTGGCGTCGCATGGGTGGACACGCCACGCGGCACTTTCAGTGGGTGAACGGCGTGGGCGCGGCCTGCACCGCGGTGGCCCTGGCCGTGGTGGCCACGGCCAAGTTCTCCGAAGGGGCGTGGCTGACCGTCGTCTTCATTCCGCTGGGGTATTCACTGCTCAAGTCGTGCCGACGCCACTTCGAGCGCGTCCGGGCCGCCACGGAGTCCCATCACCCGATTTGTGTGAAGCGGCTCGCCGCGCCCATCGTGGTGGTGCCCCTGCGGCGACTGGACCATGTGACGCAGAAGGGACTTCACCTGGCGCTGTCCATGTCCCCTGACGTCTACGCCGTCCAGGTCCGCGGCCAACCGGACGCGCCGGACCGGTTGGAGCAGCGCTGGGAGTGGCAGGTGGCCGCGCCGCTCCGGGCCGCGGGGCGCCCCGTGCCCCGGCTGGACGTGCTCGTGCCGTCCTACCGGCAGTTGGTGGATCCGCTGCTTGGCTATGTCCGGGGGCTCGCGGACGCGCATCCGCACCGGTTCATCGCGGTGCTCGTGCCCGAGCTCGTCGAGCGCCGCTGGCACCACTTCATCATCCCGAGCCACACCGCCACGCTCTTGAAGATGATGCTCCTGTTTCGCGGCGGGCCTCACGTCGTCGTCATCAACGCGCCGTGGTACCTGAACGCGCAACACCGCTGGCGAGCACCCCGGCAGTAAACCCGTGGCGCCCGCCGCGAGTGCCACTCAGACGAGGTTCTTCATGCTCACGACGAGGTTCTTGTCGCTGCTGCCCAGCGTGCTCGCGTCGTCGGTGGGGATGACGTAGCCCTCATCGGCGCCCACGTGCTTCCGGTAGAAGTCCACCACGTTGGAGTCCAGCACGTTGGAGGTGGTGCTCTTCTTGATGCCATACACGGAGCCATCCGCGTTGCGCGCCTTGATGGCGTCCGGCGCCGCGGACAGCAGGTCGTCGTGCGTCCCCGACACCCGGCCGCCCTCCTCGGGCTGCATCGTCATGGAGGCGTTGTGCCCCTCGATGTAGCTCACGTCGTAGTACGTCTTGCCGAAGCCACCGTCGAACTTGACCTCGCCCAGCGTGGCCGCGCTGCCATCCCCCGACGTGCTCCGGAAGTTGCCGGACCAGTTCTCCGGGAAGGGGACGGTCTGCGTCTTGCCCGGCTCCAGGGTGATGGAGTCGAGCTCCTTCTCCCCTGCGTTGGGCGTGAACTTGATGGTCATCGGCGTGGTGCCGTCGTTCTTGAAGGTGATGGTGTTGCCGTTCTTCGGCACACCCTGCGAGTCCCCGACGCTCGCGACAGGCTTGTTCTGCGGTGCGGCCGAAGCAGCGGCGGGTGCGGAGGGCGCGGTCGGCGCGGCGGCGGCGACGGGCGCAACCGGCGCGGCCGGTGCGGCAGCGGTGGCCGGTGCAGCCGCCGGAGCGGAGTCGAACCGGTCCACACCCCGTCCCAGGGACGCGGCGTTGAGGCCCTTCACATCGGCCGCGGGCGAGGCACCGCCCTGTGGACGCTGAGCGCCCTCGGCGCCCAGGACGCGCGTGACGTCGGTCAGCAGTTGGGCCAGCCGGGCGAAGTTCTGCGCCAGCGCCTCCACGCCGTTCCCCTTCGCGGCCCCCTGCGGCCCATCGAAGCCATCCATCTGCAGCAGTTGGCGCAGCGGCTCGAGCTGCCGGGAGCCCGTGGCGGACGGCCCGCCATTCGCGGGGCGCTCGACTCCGGAGGCGCGCTGAAAGGAAGGGCTGGAAACGCACGAACGGGAAACGGGGGAGAGCGCCATGAGTGAGGTCCTCGGCTCAGGGTGGATGCCGACACGTAAAGCAGGCGTCGTGCCAGCCCTCACCTCACCCCCACCCGTCCGACAACCTGCTGAAATCCCTCAACCCAGCCGCTGCTGGAGGAGACCGCGGCACGGGCCTTGGTGGCCGAGGACTGGTGACTGCGCTCCCTGCTGATGTTCGCAGTCACCACCCTCGCGCCTCGTGCATGGCCCTCATGGACCGTGGAATCCCAGCCAGAACTCGCGGTTGAATGCTCGCGGCCACTCACGGAGGACCACCGCATGCGCATCCTCGCCGCCACGCTCCTCGTCACCCTCTGCGGCTGCAGCTACATCCAGGTCGGCACACCCGGGGGCCCCATCGACTTGAGCTCACCGCGGGGCACGACCGTGGGCGTCTGGGTCTCCCCACCTCGGGACGTGACGCTGGAGGAGACGCCGGAAGGCGACACCCCGCCGCCAGAGAGCCCGGAGAAGGCCGCCACGGCCACCGCCGAGAAGACGGAGCCCTGAGGCGGGGGCCTACAACAGCTTCTGCCCCAGCACGTCGAACGCCTCCAGCTCGCTGGTGGCAGCGGGACTGGCCGGGTAGTCCTCCGCCAGCAACGTCCAGACCATCGTGTCGCGCAGCACGCCGTCGGGCGCCATCAGCCGCTTGCGCAGGGTGCCCTCGTGCGTGAAGCCGAGCTTCCGAGCCACGGCGGCACTTCGGACGTTGCGCGGATCACAGTGAATCTCGACGCGGCGAATGCCCTCGAGTTCAAAGGCCACGCGCGTGAGCGCCGCGCAGACCTCCGTGGCCAGCCCCTTGCCGATGTGGTCGGCGGCGATCCAATACCCCAGCTCCCGAGCACCCTCTCCTACACGTGGGTGCAAGCCCGAGCCGCCCAGGACTTCCGTCCCGCTGCGGTCGAAGACGGCGTAGGTGAAGTCCTGCCCCAGGTCGAAGAGGCCACGAAAGCGCCGCAAGGTAACGGCTTGCTCCCCCACGCTCATCGGGTATTGCGCCGCCCACGGCATCCACGGGCGAAGGTGCTCCAGGCTGGCCTCGATGGCACGGAGCGCACGCACGGCGTCACCGGGTGACCAGCAACGAATCAAGGTACGTGACGTCTGGAGGGTGTAGGCGGGGCCGGCTGGGGTCGAAGTCATGGCAAACCCGATGAAGGACTGGCAATGCGCGCGGACTTGCCGGAGGACTCGCGAAGCCTCCCCCTCTTCCTGCCATACCATTCGACCTCAGGCGACAGGCGGTGTCCAGGACGCCACCCGTCTTCCCATGGCCTTGTCATCTTCTCGGAATAGACGCTCCTGTCTATCCTTTGGCGCCCGTCGCGAACGTCTCGTCCAGCAGCGGCACGAACCCGCCAAACGCCCGGCGGCTCTCGTCATAAGGCACGGCGTCGGAGTGCATGCGCGGGTCGGACATGGCCTTCCCCCACCCCGCGTCACGAGCCTCCTTCGAAGGCCACTCCACCCAGGCGAAGACGACCTGCTCGTCGCCGGTGGCCTTCACCGCGCCCTTGAAGTCCGTGACCACGCCATCCGGAATGGCATCTCCCCATGCGTCACCGACACGCAGCGCGCCATGCGCTTGCAGCACCGCGGCGAACCGGGACGCGATGGCCTGGTAGGCCTCCTTGTTCCCGTTCGGAACAGGGACGAGGGAACCATCGACATAGCCGGCCTTTCCCTCTCCTTGCGCATGGAAGCTGGGGACGAAGCCACCGTAAATCATCCGCTTCCCATCGAACGGAATCTGCTCGCCCAGCGCCTGCATCCGAGGGTCGCTGAACGCCTTCTCGTTCGCCTCGTCGCGAGTCGCCTTGTCGGGGTACTCAACCCAGGAGAAGACAATGGCCTCGTCGGGCTGCGCCTTCACCGCGCGCCGGAGGTCCGTGATTTTGCCCTCGGGGACGTCCTCACCCCAGTTCTCCACGTAGCGCGTCGCGCCAAACTCCTTGTACAGCGGCGCGGCGGCGACAACGACCTTCAGGTAGGCATCCTTGTTCGCCGCGGGCACCGCACACACGAATCCGTCGATATAGGCCATGGCATCTCTCCAGGAAGGCGTCCCTGCTTTGACACGAAAGGTTGATATCAACACAATGACCCGCGTCAATGTCCAGAGCCGTCCCCTACGCAACGACGCTGCATGTCCGTGACCACTGCCTGTGCCTGGCGGTCCAGCAGGCCGCGCGTGCCCTGGCCCGGCGCTTCGATGAGGCCCTGCGCCCCGTGGGCCTCACGCACGGGCAGTTCTCCCTGCTGATGTCGCTCAACCGCCCCCAGCCGCCGTCCATCGGGCCTGTCGCCGAACTCCTGGCCATGGACCGGACGACGCTGACCGCCAACCTGAAGCCGCTCGAAAAACGCGGCCTGCTGAAGACCCTGGTCGACCCCGCGGACCGCCGAGGACGGCTGCTGGTGCTGACGGACGCCGGACTCCAGTTGCTCGGCGCCGCGCTGCCCCACTGGGAGCGAATGAACGAGGAGACCCAGCGGCTGCTGGCCGAGACCGACGTCGACACGCTACGGGCCGGCCTGCGGGCCCTGGCGTAGCGGTCCGCGCCAGGGGCGTGTCCCGCGCGCCGGCCTCAGTCCACCTGCCGCAGGACGGGATGAACGCGGTAGCGCGAATCGAGGTAGGGCGTCTGCTCGAAGAACCAACGCAGGCGCGCGGCGCCGTCCCGCGCAAAGGCGGGGTCCGCATTCACCTTCGCCTCGAAGGCTTCGCGCACGGCGGCGTTCTCCGCGAGCATCCGGTCCGCCATGGGCGCCAGGGCGTAGTCATCCAAGAAGTTGTCCTCGGTGAGGATGTGCGGAAAGAAGCCCCAGGCGAGCAGCGAATCATCACTCTCGGGCTCCAGCAGCGCGGCGGCCAGCAAGCGCAGCGGCTGGTCTGATGGGACACGCACCGTTCCGGCTGGCACGGTCTGCTGCCGCCGTTCATGTTGGAACTTCGCCTGCAGCCGCACCCGGCCCTCGCTCACGGGGCCCAGCCTCGGCTCGAACAGCCGCACCGTGTCCAGCGTCAGCGTCACGGGACTGTCGAGCGTCTCGAACCGGATGCCGTGCAGCGCGAGGCGCTCGATGGCCTCGGTCTCCCACGCCGGTACGAACCAGGCCTTCGGGATGTCCACCGAGAGGCTCTCCCGATGGCCAATGATGGGCCTGCGCGTGGTGACGGGCTTGCCGGTCCATCGGACCTCCTCGCGACCCGAGGCCGGAGACCGATAGCGCTCATGGCGGATGCCCATGAAGTCGATGGAGCCGATGGGCTTCGTCAACCGCTCCCACTTCACCATCAACCGCTCAGGCCGGGCCGCACGGTCCGCGGCCTTGGCTCGAGCGATGTCGGCCGCGTCGGTACCGACCACACGCAACGCGGCCTCCATCAAGACATAGGCCCCCAGGACGCGCTGCTTGTACGGCTTGAGCGAATGGTTCTCGACCAGCACCGTCGGGATGCCGGTGAAATCGCCATAGCCCGTGGAGTAGCGCGGCCCTTCGGGTGAGAAGCGCAGGCCGGACGAAGGGTCGTCCCCGTCAATCAAGCTGGGATAGACGCCGGGCACGTGCCCCTGCGAGCTCAGCGACGCATCGACCGACGACTTGAACCGACCCTCCAGCCAGTCGGTGATGGCGCTGGAGCGCGCATAGGTTCCCCACCCCGCGAAGGTGTAGGTCACGTCGTACTGCATGTCGGGACCGTCGCTGACGTGGAAGTCGACATAGAGCGCCGGGTCCAACTCACGCAGCAGTCCGATGATGGCGCGCGTCTCGGGGGCATCGGCCTTCGCGTAGTCGCGGTTGAGGTTGATGTTCTGGGCGGTGCCACGCCAGCCCTTCTCTCGTGGCCCGCGTTGCTGCCCCCGCGACCAGACGCTCGAGCGTTCATGGCCGTCGACATTCAGGATGGGCACGAACACCCAATCGACGCGGTCGAGAAGCGTCTCCTTGCCGCCGTGCGCGATGTCACGCAGCAACATCAACCCGGCGTCCTTGCCATCAATCTCGCCTGAATGGATGCCGGCCTGGGCCAGCACGACCGGCTTTCCTGCGCCGCCCTTGCTCGCCCGGACATAGAGCAGGTCGCGGCCCTCGGGCGTCCTCCCGAAGGTCCGCAAGGTCAACAGCGGCGACGAAGCGACCAGCTTCTCGAGCCAGGCGCGCGTCTCTTCATAGGAAGGCGTGGTTTCGAAACCCGCACGCTCAGCAGGCGTGCGCCACGGATGGGACGGCGCGGCGACCAGCGCCTCGCTCTTCCCCGACCATGCGCGCGCGGGTGGCAGTGGGGCCAATGATTGAGCCCCCGCCGGAACGGTGGACAGCAGACAGCCGACGGTCATCGCGAGGAGCGCGGACTTTCGTGTCCTTCGCGGAGACGCGTTCGAGGCGAGAGGACTCCTGACATTCTCGTGGGGCATCGTGGCGCAACTCCACCACGAGAAACTATTGCAACCCAGTAACACAACGTGCGAGTCGGCGGGCGCGCATGCCGAGGACACGCGCGCCGGACCGCACCTGGTAGCGCGGACCGTCCGCCGCGTTCCGCACCGTCTCCTCGAAGGCGGCCCGATTGGCCTGCGTGCGCGCCAGTGTCACGCCACCACCGGCGCGAGCGCCCTACCGCACCACCTGCGACTGGGTGGCGCTCACGCCGTCCCCCCACACGCGCACCTCCAAGGCCCCGGCCTGCTCCGCGCGGAAGTAGAACACGCTCTCCTGCTGGGGCCCCTCCAGGGAGACCACGTTACCGTCGCCCAACAAGGGCAGCGACTGCGTACACGCCGCATCCCGGAAGAAGGACACATTCCCAACCGCGCCCTGGGCCTCCACCACCAGCGAGGTCGACGCCAGCGCGGCCAGATTGCCCACCGGGTCCTGACTCTGCACCACCAGCGCCTCGGAGCATGCGCCAGCCGCCAGCTCGCGCGCGGGCGTCAGGAAGGCCACCTGCTCTGCCGCGCCAGCGACCACGTCCACGTCGAAGGTGCTGCCCGGAACCGTGGCCCGGTCATACCCCGCGCCACTGATGCGATTGCGGCTGATGAGGTTGGCGCCCCCCAGGTCCGAGATGGCCGCCTGGTACGGATAGCCATTCACCACCGCGTCATGGTGCAGCGTGTTCTCCACCACGACCAACTCCGTGGAGTGCGCGAGCGGACCGCCGCCCGCCGCCGCCTGTGACAGGTCGATGCCAATGTCATTCGCCTCCACGGTGTTGTTTCGAATGACGATGCCCTGACACAGCGGCACGCCCACGTGCGGCCCGCCCACGACCAGGATGCCCGAGGCCACGAAGCCAGCGCCCGTGTAGGCGTGCCCCACCACCCGGTTCGACACCGCGCGCCCCGTGGCGCCCGAGCTGAAGAGGATGCCCACCCTCGCGATGTGCGCGCTGGGCCCCCCGCCCTCCACCGCATTGTCGTCCACCGCCATCACCACCTGCCCCGACCCCACGATGCCCGCCTTCTGATAGCCGGAGACGTGGTTGCGGAGGACCTCCACCGCCCGCACCTCCGCCGCGTCCACGGCGTTGCGCACCTCGATGGCCACGCCCTCCTGGCAGGCGCCCTGCTCCGCGTTCTGGCGCAAGTCCCACACCCGGCTGTCGGTGATGGAGCCACTCGCCCCCGTGAACCGGATGCCGCTCAACGCGTCCTCTCCACCGTCACAGGCGGATTCCGCCAGGCCGCGCGCGTCCACCGTCACGTCGTGGACGTGCGCCGTGGTCCCCCGGTTGCGGAGCACCGCGCCCAGGAAGCGGCCCCCTTCCGGGTCCACCGCCGTCACCACGTGCCCCGCACCGTCGTAGGTGTAGCCGTCCGGGACATGCACCGTGCCCTCCGTCATGCAGTCCGCCGTCAGGACGACCCGGTCGCGCTCCATCCGCGCCGAGCAGGGCGCGAACGCGCCGCACCCACGGCCCTCCCAGCGAATCACGTAGGTGTGCGTCGCGCTCATCCCGGAGGCGTTGGTGACGGTGAGCCGCACGGTGGGCTCCCGGTCCGAGGGCACGCACGAGGGCTCAGACCAGCGCACCTCGCCCAGCGAGCCCGTTTGACTGGGAGGCCCCAACAGGCCCGTGTTCGTCGTCCACGCGAAGGTGAGGGCCTCCCCCAGCGGGTCCTCCACCACCGCCTGGAGCCGCACAACGTCCGCGCCCACCGCCGCGTCTTGAGACTGGGCCGTGGAGACGATGACCGGCGGCAGCCGCCGCACCACACACAGGTCCAGGGATTCCTCCCGCGCTCCACCCCAGTCGTCCCGGACGGAGACGCGGAGCCGGCAGGCCCCGCACGCCCCTTCCGGAGGCGAAGCCGGCGTGAAGCGCGGCGAGGCGGCCCCCGCGTCGTCGAAGGTGCCATCACAGCTCGCCGTCCAGACATAGGTGAGCGTGTCACCGTCATCGTCCCAGCCCTGCGCCTGGAGCTGGACGGAGTCCCCGAACGGAACTTCACGCGACGGCTGCGCCGCCAGCTCCACCAGCAGCGGCGAGCGATTGAAGCGGCTCTCCGCCTCCACGCCGAAACCGTGGTCCCGGGCCACCCGCAGCGCGAAGTCGAGCACGGCGCTCGCACCCGCGGCGTTCGTCACCTGCAGCGTCAGCGACACGGGCCCCGACACCCCGGGCGCCGTCCACACGGGCGCGGCCTGCGTGGCATCGCTGAAGCTTCCATCCGAGGCGCGCCAGGCGAACGCGAGTGCGCCTCCAGGGGCCGCGTCCTCCGCGACGGCCCGGAGTGACACCTGACCTCCAGGCGGCACCTCCGCGAGCGACGCCAGCACCGCGTCGATGAAGGGCGCCCGATTCACGGGAGGCGGCGCCGAAGCCACCGGCCGAGGCACCAGGACCGCCAGGGCCGTCCGATGGGCCTTCAGCGCCACGCCCGGAACGACCAGCCGCGCGACGACCTCGCGCCCCTCCCCCACCACCGTGGCGCTCACCTGGGCGCCCTCCCCCGAGCCCACCCCACGCACCAACCCCTGCCACAGCCCCTCACCGCCGCCGAGCGTGGCGCCGGCCTCCGCCCCATTCGAGGGCGTGAGGGCGGCGCGGACCTCCACGACGGGCGTGGCCGCCAAGGAGCGCGGCAACACCACCCACACCCGCGCCGCCGAGGACGGCTCCAACACGACGGGCGGGGACTCCTCCAGGCTGCATCCCACCGCGGCCAGCAGGATGAGTCCCACCAGACGAAACCAGCGCGGCGTGTCCAGGGACTTCATCGCGGCATCTCCCCACGGTCTTCCAGCCTGCGAACCGTCGCAGTGCAATCACATCCGTCACGCTCAAACCATCATACACGGTCCGGAGCACGAATGACTGTCCACATCCAGAGGCAACACCGTCCGTGGAGTCCATGTCGCCCTGCACGGACTCACATTATCCAGCCCCTTCCAACGTATCACCGCGCAGTGGAAGGAACACCGCATGGGCAGAAAGAATGGGATGTATTTCAGAACCATCCTCGCGGGGGCGCTCGCCGCTCCCACGGGAGGATGCATGGACGCGTCGCTCGCCCCAGACAGCGACACCGCAGAGATTCACGCCCATGAAACAGGCGGCGCGGCGCCCACCCTTCATGAAGTCTTCCAGGCGCCCACCTGCGGCTTCATCCCCTGCCGCGTGTCCGAGGCAGGCGACGTCTTGACGCTGATGGAAGACTGCGTCACCCCCACCACGCTCTACATCCCGGACGGCTACACGCTCGACGGTGCGGGCCATGCCATCACCGCCATGGGCGGACCGGGGGCACGCTTCGTGGGGCCCATTGCCCGCAACTGCGGTCCCCGCGCGTCCTACAGGGACCTGACGCTGGTGATGCTGGAGTTCGCGGAAGCCTGCAACACCGGCGACGACGTGCTCACCGGCATCCTGTACGACAACGCCTCGGGCAGCATCAGCGGCACGCAGCTCTTCAACATCCGCCACGGCACGGGCGACCGCGCCTGCCAGGAAGGCATGGGCATCGTGGCGCGCGGCACGGACTCCGCGACGGAGCCGTACACCGTCGACATCCAGGACAGCGTCCTTTCGGGCTACCAGAAGGCGGGCATCGTCGTCACGGGCGCCGTCGTGGCGAACGTCA
This genomic window from Myxococcus hansupus contains:
- a CDS encoding right-handed parallel beta-helix repeat-containing protein; amino-acid sequence: MKSLDTPRWFRLVGLILLAAVGCSLEESPPVVLEPSSAARVWVVLPRSLAATPVVEVRAALTPSNGAEAGATLGGGEGLWQGLVRGVGSGEGAQVSATVVGEGREVVARLVVPGVALKAHRTALAVLVPRPVASAPPPVNRAPFIDAVLASLAEVPPGGQVSLRAVAEDAAPGGALAFAWRASDGSFSDATQAAPVWTAPGVSGPVSLTLQVTNAAGASAVLDFALRVARDHGFGVEAESRFNRSPLLVELAAQPSREVPFGDSVQLQAQGWDDDGDTLTYVWTASCDGTFDDAGAASPRFTPASPPEGACGACRLRVSVRDDWGGAREESLDLCVVRRLPPVIVSTAQSQDAAVGADVVRLQAVVEDPLGEALTFAWTTNTGLLGPPSQTGSLGEVRWSEPSCVPSDREPTVRLTVTNASGMSATHTYVIRWEGRGCGAFAPCSARMERDRVVLTADCMTEGTVHVPDGYTYDGAGHVVTAVDPEGGRFLGAVLRNRGTTAHVHDVTVDARGLAESACDGGEDALSGIRFTGASGSITDSRVWDLRQNAEQGACQEGVAIEVRNAVDAAEVRAVEVLRNHVSGYQKAGIVGSGQVVMAVDDNAVEGGGPSAHIARVGILFSSGATGRAVSNRVVGHAYTGAGFVASGILVVGGPHVGVPLCQGIVIRNNTVEANDIGIDLSQAAAGGGPLAHSTELVVVENTLHHDAVVNGYPYQAAISDLGGANLISRNRISGAGYDRATVPGSTFDVDVVAGAAEQVAFLTPARELAAGACSEALVVQSQDPVGNLAALASTSLVVEAQGAVGNVSFFRDAACTQSLPLLGDGNVVSLEGPQQESVFYFRAEQAGALEVRVWGDGVSATQSQVVR